A genome region from Anastrepha ludens isolate Willacy chromosome 3, idAnaLude1.1, whole genome shotgun sequence includes the following:
- the LOC128856995 gene encoding glutamine synthetase 2 cytoplasmic-like → MSRVLEDSPNAHLDKSILERYRSLPLKENIVQATYVWIDGTGQDLRCKDRTLDFIPYDPKELPIWNYDGSSCYQAEGSNSDTYLHPVAIYKDPFRRGNNILVMCDTYRFDGEPTASNHRKSCLEVANKCKDQEPWFGIEQEYTFLDFDGHPLGWPKNGFPGPQGPYYCGVGANKVYARGVIDAHYRACLYAGIKVAGTNAEAMPAQWEYQVGPCVGISIGDDLWMSRFLLHRIAEEFGIVATLDPKPMPGNWNGAGAHTNVSTKKMRADGGIKEILGAVEKLSKHHERHIRAYDPKGGQDNARRLTGQNETSSINDFSAGVANRGCSIRIPRGVNDDGKGYFEDRRPSSNCDPYSVVEAILRTICLDE, encoded by the exons atgtcTCGTGTTTTAGAGGATTCGCCAAATGCTCATCTCGATAAGTCCATTTTGGAACGTTATCGCAGCTTACCATTGAAGGAGAATATCGTACAAGCCACCTATGTGTGGATCGATGGCACCGGTCAAGATTTGCGTTGTAAGGATCGTACGCTAGATTTCATACCATATGATCCGAAAG AACTTCCAATTTGGAATTACGATGGCAGTTCCTGCTACCAAGCGGAGGGCTCCAATTCGGACACCTACCTCCACCCGGTGGCCATTTACAAGGATCCCTTCCGTCGTGGCAATAATATTTTGGTCATGTGCGACACCTACCGCTTTGACGGCGAACCCACCGCCTCCAACCACCGCAAGAGTTGTCTTGAAGTAGCGAATAAGTGCAAGGATCAGGAACCGTGGTTCGGCATTGAACAAGAGTATACATTCCTTGATTTCGATGGGCATCCATTGGGTTGGCCCAAGAACGGTTTTCCCGGACCACAAGGACCCTACTACTGTGGCGTGGGCGCCAATAAG GTTTATGCACGTGGTGTCATTGATGCGCATTATCGCGCCTGTTTGTATGCTGGTATTAAAGTAGCTGGCACAAATGCTGAGGCTATGCCGGCACAATGGGAATATCAGGTGGGACCCTGTGTGGGCATTTCAATTGGTGATGATTTGTGGATGTCGCGCTTCCTTTTGCATCGCATTGCCGAGGAATTTGGT ATTGTTGCGACTTTGGACCCCAAGCCTATGCCTGGTAATTGGAATGGCGCTGGCGCTCACACCAATGTCTCAACTAAGAAAATGCGCGCTGATGGTGGCATAAA AGAAATCTTAGGTGCAGTTGAGAAGCTTTCCAAGCATCATGAACGTCATATACGCGCCTATGATCCCAAAGGAGGTCAGGATAATGCACGTCGTCTGACTGGTCAGAATGAGACCAGTTCAATTAATGATTTTAGCGCCGGCGTTGCCAATCGCGGTTGCTCTATACGCATACCACGTGGCGTCAACGATGATGGCAAGGGATATTTCGAGGATCGTCGCCCCAGCTCCAATTGTGATCCCTACTCAGTGGTGGAGGCTATTCTACGCACAATTTGCTTGGATGAATAA